One Stenotrophomonas maltophilia DNA window includes the following coding sequences:
- a CDS encoding S46 family peptidase, translated as MRSNLLAFSIVASLGLAQVAHAAEGMWVPQQLPEIAGPLQKAGLKLSPEQLSNLTGDPMGAVVALGGCTASFVSPQGLVVTNHHCAYGAIQLNSTAQKNLIKDGFNAPTLKDELSAGPNARVFVLDQITDVTTQAKAAIAAAGNDPLARSRALDAFDKAQVAACEADAGFRCRLYSFSGGNTYRLFRNMEIKDVRLVYAPPGSVGKFGGDVDNWMWPRHTGDFSFYRAYVGKDGKPAAFAADNVPYQPKHFLKFADQPLGADDFVMVAGYPGRTNRYALAGEFNETASFTYPTIAKHYNAVLKMIADAGKADADVKVKYAATAASMNNVAKNYLGQLEGFKRIDAAGQKQAEEAAVLAWLKKQGAAGKPALAAHAQLLKHLDTSKSTRERDLFVGQFNNTSAVGAAITLYRLSIERSKPDAEREAGYQERDLTTIEGGLKQMDRRYVAKMDQQLQAYWLDQYVALPAAQRDNEVLNKWLAGSDAAAVKSLVGKLSGTELGSLDARLKWFKADRAAFEASNDPAIQYAVAVMPALLKQEEQKKIREGESLTARPLYLQAVADYKKSQGEFVYPDANLSLRITFGNVMGYGKDGVKYTPFTTLEGVAAKETGEDPFDSPKALLDAVKAKRYGGLEDKRIGSVPVNFLSNLDITGGNSGSPVLDANGKLVGLAFDGNWESVSSNWVFDPVMTRMIAVDSRYMQWIMQEVAPAPQLLKELNLAK; from the coding sequence ATGCGCTCGAACCTGCTTGCATTCTCCATCGTCGCCAGCCTCGGGCTGGCCCAGGTCGCCCATGCCGCTGAAGGCATGTGGGTGCCGCAGCAGCTGCCGGAAATCGCCGGCCCGCTGCAGAAGGCCGGCCTGAAGCTGTCCCCGGAACAGCTGTCCAACCTGACCGGCGACCCGATGGGCGCGGTCGTCGCCCTCGGCGGCTGCACCGCCAGCTTCGTCTCGCCGCAGGGCCTGGTGGTCACCAACCACCACTGCGCTTATGGCGCCATCCAGCTGAATTCGACCGCGCAGAAGAACCTGATCAAGGACGGCTTCAACGCGCCGACCCTGAAGGACGAACTGAGCGCCGGCCCGAACGCCCGCGTGTTCGTGCTCGACCAGATCACCGACGTCACCACCCAGGCCAAGGCCGCCATCGCTGCCGCCGGCAACGACCCGCTGGCCCGGAGCCGCGCGCTGGACGCCTTCGACAAGGCCCAGGTCGCCGCCTGTGAAGCCGATGCCGGCTTCCGCTGCCGCCTGTACAGCTTCTCCGGCGGCAACACCTACCGCCTGTTCCGCAACATGGAAATCAAGGACGTGCGCCTGGTCTACGCGCCCCCGGGCAGCGTCGGCAAGTTCGGCGGCGACGTCGACAACTGGATGTGGCCGCGCCACACCGGCGATTTCTCGTTCTACCGCGCCTACGTCGGCAAGGACGGCAAGCCGGCCGCCTTCGCCGCCGACAACGTGCCGTACCAGCCCAAGCACTTCCTGAAGTTCGCCGACCAGCCGCTGGGTGCCGACGACTTCGTGATGGTGGCGGGCTACCCGGGCCGCACCAACCGCTATGCACTGGCTGGTGAATTCAACGAAACCGCCAGCTTCACCTACCCGACCATCGCCAAGCACTACAACGCGGTGCTGAAGATGATCGCCGACGCCGGCAAGGCGGACGCCGACGTCAAGGTGAAGTACGCCGCCACCGCCGCCAGCATGAACAACGTGGCCAAGAACTACCTGGGCCAGCTGGAAGGCTTCAAGCGCATCGACGCCGCTGGCCAGAAGCAGGCTGAAGAAGCCGCCGTGCTGGCGTGGCTGAAGAAGCAGGGCGCTGCCGGCAAGCCGGCCCTGGCGGCACACGCGCAGCTGCTCAAGCATCTGGATACCAGCAAGTCGACCCGCGAACGCGACCTGTTCGTCGGTCAGTTCAACAACACCTCGGCCGTTGGCGCGGCGATCACCCTGTACCGCCTGTCGATCGAGCGCAGCAAGCCGGATGCCGAGCGCGAAGCCGGTTACCAGGAACGCGACCTGACCACCATCGAAGGTGGCCTGAAGCAGATGGACCGCCGCTACGTGGCGAAGATGGACCAGCAGCTGCAGGCCTACTGGCTGGACCAGTACGTGGCCCTGCCGGCCGCACAGCGCGACAACGAAGTGCTGAACAAGTGGCTGGCCGGCAGCGATGCCGCTGCGGTGAAGTCGCTGGTGGGCAAGCTGTCGGGCACCGAGCTGGGCAGCCTGGACGCACGCTTGAAATGGTTCAAGGCCGACCGCGCCGCGTTTGAAGCCAGCAACGATCCGGCCATCCAGTACGCCGTGGCCGTCATGCCGGCACTGCTGAAGCAGGAAGAGCAGAAGAAGATCCGCGAAGGCGAATCGCTGACCGCGCGCCCGCTGTACCTGCAGGCCGTGGCCGACTACAAGAAGAGCCAGGGTGAGTTCGTCTACCCGGACGCCAACCTGTCGCTGCGCATCACCTTCGGCAACGTCATGGGCTATGGCAAGGACGGCGTGAAGTACACCCCGTTCACCACCCTGGAAGGCGTGGCGGCGAAGGAAACCGGCGAAGATCCGTTCGATTCGCCGAAGGCGCTGCTCGATGCGGTCAAGGCCAAGCGTTACGGCGGCCTGGAAGACAAGCGTATTGGTTCGGTGCCGGTGAACTTCCTGTCCAACCTGGACATCACCGGTGGCAACTCGGGTTCGCCGGTGCTGGACGCCAACGGCAAGCTGGTCGGCCTGGCCTTCGATGGCAACTGGGAATCGGTCAGCTCCAACTGGGTGTTCGACCCGGTGATGACCCGCATGATCGCCGTCGACAGCCGCTACATGCAGTGGATCATGCAGGAAGTGGCGCCGGCGCCGCAGCTGCTGAAGGAACTGAACCTGGCGAAGTAA
- a CDS encoding histidine phosphatase family protein, whose translation MRILLARHGETPWNAEGRYQGQIDIPLSPIGEAQAQALGARLASVDITRAVASPLSRAQRTAQLALGAARADMLLTEPELQEIAHGEWEGLLASEIHEKDPSRLQAWREEPDTVLMPGGESLRLVLERSWRGLARATEGLGEHDTLLVVAHDAVNRVILCKVLGLPISRLWTFRQAPTTLNLLEGADLDSLEVVRLNDCAHHTPFFGEAKHRAL comes from the coding sequence ATGCGCATCCTGCTTGCCCGCCACGGCGAAACGCCGTGGAACGCCGAAGGCCGCTACCAGGGCCAGATCGATATTCCGCTTTCGCCGATCGGTGAAGCCCAGGCCCAGGCACTGGGTGCCCGCCTGGCCTCGGTGGACATCACCCGTGCCGTTGCCTCGCCGCTGTCGCGCGCGCAGCGCACCGCGCAGCTGGCGCTTGGCGCCGCCCGTGCCGACATGCTGCTGACCGAGCCGGAGCTGCAGGAAATCGCCCATGGCGAATGGGAAGGGCTGCTGGCCAGCGAGATCCACGAGAAGGATCCGTCGCGCCTGCAGGCCTGGCGCGAGGAGCCGGATACCGTGTTGATGCCCGGCGGCGAATCGCTGCGCCTGGTGCTGGAACGCAGCTGGCGTGGCCTGGCCCGTGCCACCGAAGGCCTCGGTGAGCACGACACCCTGCTGGTGGTTGCGCACGATGCGGTCAACCGCGTGATCCTGTGCAAGGTGCTGGGCCTGCCGATCTCCCGCCTGTGGACCTTCCGCCAGGCACCGACCACGCTCAACCTGCTCGAAGGCGCCGACCTGGACAGCCTGGAAGTGGTGCGCCTGAACGACTGCGCCCACCACACGCCGTTCTTCGGCGAAGCCAAGCACCGCGCACTCTGA
- the folC gene encoding bifunctional tetrahydrofolate synthase/dihydrofolate synthase yields the protein MTNTPTTLADWLDYIERQHPATIDMGLERVRAVAAAMGLGTPAQRTIVVGGTNGKGSTVAFIEAIGRAAGWKVGAYTSPHLLRYNERVRIDGQDVDDAALVAAFNAIEAARGEITLTYFEYGTLAALQLFADAGLDLAVLEVGLGGRLDAVNIVDADVAVITTVDIDHAEWLGEDREAIGAEKAGIIRGWKPVILGETDPPSSVLRRAYLVGANAIRGGSDYFYEPIDAQRWRWRDVGLRMELPTPALAGPIQLANAGAAIAALRALDKPVPRAAWAAGVAAARISGRLQAFERDGVQIRVDVGHNPQAAGQLARALKAEVSAGRTLAVYAALQDKDAAGVVQALEDVVGEWTLAGLDGPRGQSAAQLQARLVGTVAATALLADSVEQALAQVLAKAERGDRVLVFGSFHTAAAALQWLQGDA from the coding sequence GTGACGAACACCCCGACCACCCTGGCCGATTGGCTGGATTACATTGAACGCCAGCACCCGGCGACCATCGACATGGGCCTGGAGCGCGTGCGCGCCGTGGCTGCGGCGATGGGCCTGGGTACGCCGGCCCAGCGCACCATCGTGGTCGGTGGCACCAACGGCAAGGGCTCCACCGTGGCCTTCATCGAGGCCATCGGCCGTGCTGCCGGTTGGAAGGTCGGCGCGTACACGTCGCCGCACCTGCTGCGCTACAACGAGCGCGTGCGCATCGACGGGCAGGACGTGGACGATGCGGCGCTGGTCGCCGCGTTCAACGCCATCGAGGCCGCGCGTGGCGAGATCACGCTGACCTATTTCGAGTACGGCACGCTGGCTGCGCTGCAGCTGTTCGCCGACGCCGGGCTGGACCTGGCGGTGCTGGAAGTGGGCCTGGGCGGGCGTCTCGATGCAGTCAACATCGTCGATGCCGACGTGGCGGTGATCACCACCGTGGACATCGACCATGCCGAGTGGCTGGGCGAGGACCGCGAAGCGATCGGCGCCGAGAAGGCCGGCATCATCCGCGGCTGGAAGCCGGTGATCCTGGGCGAGACCGATCCGCCGTCGAGCGTGCTGCGCCGTGCCTACCTGGTTGGCGCCAATGCGATCCGTGGTGGCAGCGACTATTTCTACGAGCCGATCGATGCCCAGCGTTGGCGCTGGCGCGATGTCGGCCTGCGCATGGAACTGCCGACCCCGGCGCTGGCCGGCCCGATCCAGCTGGCCAATGCGGGTGCCGCCATCGCCGCGCTGCGCGCGCTGGACAAGCCGGTGCCGCGTGCGGCGTGGGCCGCCGGTGTCGCAGCGGCACGCATTTCCGGCCGGCTGCAGGCATTCGAGCGCGATGGCGTGCAGATCCGCGTCGACGTCGGCCACAACCCGCAGGCGGCGGGCCAGCTGGCGCGTGCGCTGAAGGCCGAGGTCTCGGCCGGGCGCACCCTGGCGGTGTACGCCGCGCTGCAGGACAAGGACGCAGCGGGGGTGGTGCAGGCGCTGGAGGACGTAGTGGGCGAGTGGACCCTGGCCGGGCTGGACGGCCCGCGTGGGCAGAGCGCCGCCCAGCTGCAGGCACGCCTGGTCGGCACCGTCGCCGCCACGGCGCTGCTGGCTGACAGCGTCGAACAGGCGCTGGCGCAGGTGCTGGCCAAGGCCGAGCGCGGCGACCGCGTGCTGGTGTTCGGCTCCTTCCATACCGCCGCTGCTGCCCTGCAGTGGCTGCAGGGCGACGCCTGA
- a CDS encoding SPOR domain-containing protein, translating to MDTPLKQRLIGAIVLVALAVIFLPMLVKGPAPDSGVANVPIAAPDAPADGQFETRELPLVAPAGGATGLQTGQAKPLQDAATPATPPTVDTSPTVAAGNYAVTFGAYGSKADADAVIAYLKRSQLPGFAETATINGRQAWRVRVGPYADRAQAEAARLQAVKIRADVKAEVITLDAAADSSAPVAATPAPATPSASTPSAATAPSASSNPVRSESLPPSTPTATTTPAAKPEPPKPAPKPETPKPEPKSEATASKPATAPATPAAPAASGVGFAVQLGAFGQANDANALRDKVRAAGFSAFVEQVRTEKGTLHRVRVGPVANRADAEQLKAQVAAKVGVAGMVRPHP from the coding sequence GTGGATACGCCTCTGAAACAGCGTCTGATTGGTGCCATCGTGCTGGTGGCACTGGCCGTGATTTTCCTGCCGATGCTGGTCAAGGGGCCGGCACCGGACAGCGGCGTGGCCAATGTGCCGATCGCCGCGCCGGATGCACCGGCCGATGGCCAGTTCGAAACCCGTGAGCTGCCCCTGGTCGCCCCGGCCGGTGGTGCCACCGGCCTGCAGACCGGGCAGGCCAAGCCGCTGCAGGACGCCGCCACGCCGGCCACTCCGCCGACCGTGGACACCTCGCCGACGGTCGCCGCCGGCAACTATGCGGTTACCTTCGGTGCCTACGGCAGCAAGGCCGACGCCGACGCGGTGATCGCCTACCTGAAGCGCTCGCAGCTGCCGGGCTTCGCCGAAACGGCGACCATCAACGGCCGCCAGGCATGGCGCGTGCGCGTGGGGCCGTACGCCGACCGAGCACAGGCCGAGGCCGCCCGCCTGCAGGCGGTGAAGATCCGTGCCGATGTGAAGGCCGAAGTGATCACTCTGGATGCCGCAGCGGACAGCAGCGCCCCGGTGGCAGCCACCCCGGCACCGGCTACGCCGAGCGCCAGTACCCCATCTGCCGCCACCGCGCCGTCGGCCAGCAGCAACCCGGTGCGCAGTGAAAGCCTGCCGCCGAGTACGCCGACTGCAACGACCACTCCGGCGGCCAAGCCCGAGCCGCCGAAGCCGGCGCCGAAGCCCGAAACCCCGAAGCCCGAGCCGAAGTCGGAGGCCACCGCCAGCAAGCCGGCAACGGCCCCGGCCACGCCGGCAGCACCGGCCGCCAGCGGCGTCGGCTTTGCCGTGCAGCTGGGCGCGTTCGGCCAGGCCAACGATGCCAACGCCCTGCGCGACAAGGTCCGCGCCGCCGGCTTCAGCGCTTTCGTCGAACAGGTCCGCACCGAAAAGGGCACCCTGCATCGCGTCCGCGTCGGGCCGGTGGCCAACCGCGCCGATGCCGAGCAGCTGAAGGCGCAGGTCGCCGCCAAGGTCGGCGTGGCCGGCATGGTGCGACCGCACCCATGA
- a CDS encoding CvpA family protein → MIDVVLLIVIAASTLLGMLRGFVGIVIGTLSWLLAAWAAFAFGNDAAHWWAAPAAPGGEHFVGGYLGVGIGVMIVVAVIGMVIKALVHRSMLTSLDRLLGGVLGAVRGGLIAAILLLLGSFTPLTAEPSWQRSAVRPLLNPTVAWMNSKLPHWEVPGADLLPKGLPTDALSPSALMELGKNAGAGLGKPGAAGDNGILNQVVAGSGWLRPAKAEQGDSYDPAEVRPDAPALPDSIEPGDPANVDRARGDHRGQVRPPSL, encoded by the coding sequence ATGATCGACGTGGTGCTGCTGATCGTGATCGCCGCCTCCACCCTGCTGGGGATGCTGCGCGGCTTCGTGGGAATCGTCATCGGCACCCTGTCGTGGCTGCTGGCCGCGTGGGCGGCCTTCGCCTTCGGCAATGATGCCGCCCATTGGTGGGCCGCCCCGGCAGCCCCCGGTGGCGAACACTTCGTCGGTGGCTACCTTGGGGTCGGCATCGGCGTGATGATCGTGGTCGCGGTGATCGGCATGGTCATCAAGGCCCTGGTCCACCGCAGCATGCTGACCAGCCTGGACCGCCTGCTGGGCGGGGTGCTGGGCGCCGTGCGGGGCGGCCTGATCGCCGCGATCCTGCTGCTGCTGGGCAGCTTCACCCCGTTGACTGCTGAGCCGTCCTGGCAGCGCTCTGCGGTGCGCCCGCTGCTGAACCCCACGGTGGCCTGGATGAACAGCAAGCTGCCGCACTGGGAGGTTCCTGGCGCCGATCTGCTGCCCAAGGGCTTGCCGACCGACGCCCTGTCCCCATCTGCATTGATGGAGTTGGGCAAGAACGCTGGCGCCGGGTTGGGAAAGCCGGGCGCGGCAGGCGATAATGGCATCCTCAACCAGGTAGTGGCAGGCAGCGGATGGCTGCGGCCTGCGAAAGCGGAACAGGGCGATTCCTACGATCCGGCCGAAGTGCGCCCGGACGCTCCTGCACTGCCGGACAGTATCGAGCCGGGCGATCCGGCCAACGTCGACCGCGCGCGCGGCGACCACCGCGGCCAGGTACGGCCACCTTCCTTGTAA
- the purF gene encoding amidophosphoribosyltransferase: MCGIVGIVGNQNVAGQLYDGLTVLQHRGQDAAGIATVNGSRLRVQKATGLVRDVFDARTMSTLEGSVGIAHVRYPTAGSEGMDEAQPFYVNSPYGIALAHNGNLINTEALRQQVFEQDRRNVNTDSDSEVLLNVFAYELEQQRQLSPEAAIRAVAGVHRRCKGGYAVVSVVLGLGLVAFRDPHGIRPLVLGKRSHAEGDEYIVASESAALDVLGFQRVRDVQPGEALVITARGELFSEICAEPAEHTPCIFEYVYFARPDSMIDNVSVHKARMRMGIKLGEKILRLRPDHDIDTIIPIPDTSRDAALEISNVLGVKYREGFIKNRYIGRTFIMPGQGERVKSVRRKLNPIHLEFRNRVVLLVDDSIVRGTTSQQIVQMARDAGARKVYLASAAPPVRYPNIYGIDMPAAEELVAHNRSVEEIEAHLGCDWLIYQDLEDMEAAVSEGNPALRNFDSSCFNGHYPTGIEPGYFERIQQLRSDDAKHKRRA; this comes from the coding sequence ATGTGTGGCATCGTCGGAATCGTCGGCAACCAGAACGTCGCCGGGCAGTTGTATGACGGCTTGACCGTCCTCCAGCATCGCGGCCAGGATGCGGCGGGCATTGCCACCGTCAATGGCAGCCGCCTGCGGGTGCAGAAGGCCACCGGCCTGGTCCGCGATGTGTTTGATGCCCGCACCATGTCCACCCTGGAAGGCAGCGTCGGCATCGCCCATGTGCGCTACCCGACCGCCGGTTCGGAAGGCATGGACGAGGCGCAGCCGTTCTACGTCAATTCGCCGTACGGCATCGCGCTGGCCCACAACGGCAACCTGATCAATACCGAAGCCCTGCGCCAGCAGGTGTTCGAGCAGGACCGCCGCAACGTCAACACCGATTCGGACAGCGAAGTGCTGCTGAATGTGTTCGCCTATGAACTGGAACAGCAGCGCCAGCTGAGCCCGGAAGCTGCGATCCGCGCGGTGGCCGGCGTGCACCGCCGCTGCAAGGGTGGCTACGCGGTGGTCAGCGTGGTGCTGGGCCTGGGCCTGGTGGCCTTCCGCGACCCGCACGGCATCCGTCCGCTGGTGCTGGGCAAGCGCAGCCATGCAGAGGGCGACGAGTACATCGTCGCTTCCGAGTCGGCCGCACTGGACGTGCTGGGCTTCCAGCGCGTGCGGGACGTGCAGCCGGGCGAAGCGCTGGTGATCACTGCGCGTGGCGAGCTGTTCTCGGAGATCTGTGCCGAGCCAGCCGAGCACACCCCGTGCATCTTCGAATACGTGTACTTCGCGCGCCCGGATTCGATGATCGACAACGTCTCGGTGCACAAGGCGCGCATGCGCATGGGCATCAAGCTGGGCGAGAAGATCCTGCGGCTGCGCCCGGACCACGATATCGACACCATCATCCCGATCCCGGATACCTCGCGCGATGCCGCGCTGGAGATCTCCAACGTGCTCGGAGTGAAGTACCGCGAAGGCTTCATCAAGAACCGCTACATCGGCCGCACCTTCATCATGCCGGGGCAGGGTGAACGCGTGAAGTCGGTGCGCCGCAAGCTCAACCCGATCCACCTGGAGTTCCGCAACCGCGTGGTGCTGCTGGTGGACGACTCGATCGTGCGTGGCACCACCAGCCAGCAGATCGTGCAGATGGCCCGTGATGCGGGTGCGCGCAAGGTCTACCTGGCCAGCGCGGCGCCGCCGGTGCGTTATCCGAACATCTACGGCATCGACATGCCGGCGGCCGAAGAACTGGTCGCGCACAACCGCAGCGTGGAAGAGATCGAAGCCCACCTGGGCTGTGACTGGCTGATCTACCAGGACCTGGAAGACATGGAAGCGGCGGTGAGCGAGGGCAACCCGGCGCTGCGCAACTTCGATTCGTCCTGCTTCAACGGTCACTACCCGACGGGTATCGAGCCGGGCTACTTCGAGCGCATCCAGCAGCTGCGTTCGGATGATGCCAAGCACAAGCGCCGCGCCTGA
- a CDS encoding ferritin-like domain-containing protein, with the protein MVDVPDVGGDLLRAAQQCLAEADPLRKVALTQAYAAAFRAGRLKVAADAPPPEPIRMPGRPPQLVLVHPREVPRRGLGGVEGRAAFIHAIAHIELNAIDLAWDAVYRFRGLPPAFHADWVSCADDESRHFMLLRERLQVHGHDYADFPAHNGLWEMCEKTAHDGLARMALVPRVLEARGLDVTPGMIEKLRNVGDGETADVLEVILREEVAHVAAGSRWYRWYCDRAGVEPRARFKELLVEYAGGYLHGPFNIEARLLAGFDADELANLVEQAG; encoded by the coding sequence GTGGTTGACGTGCCCGACGTTGGTGGCGACCTGCTGCGCGCCGCGCAGCAGTGCCTGGCCGAAGCTGACCCGCTGCGCAAGGTCGCGCTGACCCAGGCGTATGCGGCCGCGTTCCGTGCCGGCCGCCTGAAGGTGGCGGCCGATGCGCCGCCGCCCGAGCCAATCCGCATGCCGGGCCGGCCGCCGCAGCTGGTACTGGTGCATCCGCGCGAAGTGCCGCGGCGCGGACTGGGCGGGGTGGAAGGGCGTGCCGCCTTCATCCACGCCATCGCCCACATCGAACTCAATGCGATCGACCTGGCCTGGGATGCGGTGTATCGCTTCCGTGGCCTGCCGCCAGCGTTCCATGCCGACTGGGTCAGCTGTGCCGACGACGAATCGCGGCACTTCATGCTGCTGCGCGAGCGCCTGCAGGTGCACGGCCACGACTACGCTGATTTCCCCGCGCACAACGGCCTATGGGAAATGTGCGAAAAGACCGCGCACGATGGCCTGGCACGCATGGCGCTGGTGCCACGCGTGCTGGAAGCGCGCGGCCTGGACGTGACGCCCGGCATGATCGAGAAGCTGCGCAATGTCGGCGATGGCGAGACCGCCGACGTACTGGAAGTGATCCTGCGCGAGGAAGTGGCACATGTCGCTGCCGGTTCGCGCTGGTACCGCTGGTACTGCGATCGCGCCGGCGTCGAGCCGCGCGCACGTTTCAAGGAACTGCTGGTGGAGTACGCCGGCGGCTACCTGCATGGGCCGTTCAACATCGAAGCGCGCCTGCTGGCCGGATTCGATGCGGATGAGCTCGCCAACCTGGTTGAACAGGCCGGTTGA
- a CDS encoding T6SS phospholipase effector Tle1-like catalytic domain-containing protein: MAPSQDTDEDVGLLRIGLFFDGTRNNAHNLARGRPQLPQPRPVQLRADDDSTYQSRLTSSYDNGPTNIARLQQLYPDSRRDAMATPSLSIYVEGVGTRDDADDDLIGLAFGIGASGVRAKVQRALQVLLPAALAELSTRWRQPLRRVQLDLFGFSRGAAAARDIANQLQGWDSARWRQLLQASGLACATDFAPAMPVLRFIGLFDTVVAVNGGRADEQPQLALRSGVAAHVVQLTARDEHRQHYPLTSVAPTFTEIALPGVHANIGGGYNQLEEGPKLLSRPRRQQLRRPAVSDYQVPPLALLQATTAYAETQADAERWRQQLGVGEKEVWVDVWHQWQQQRRAGSRSVLLSPVLYVTAAVVLRRRIDWRYQLIALQVMQQQAIDAGVQWTANAAGVPGWELPSALQPIARRLVAGQPLTQTQEALLRRRYLMQSAHWNFDALGDTALTYAADAGVSELPYRPGPGLFYINRPTVDGKRVVLPNA, encoded by the coding sequence ATGGCACCATCGCAGGACACGGACGAAGATGTCGGCTTGCTGCGGATCGGCCTGTTCTTCGATGGCACCCGCAACAACGCCCACAACCTGGCGCGCGGTCGTCCGCAGCTGCCACAGCCACGCCCGGTGCAGCTGCGTGCGGATGACGATTCGACCTACCAGAGCCGGCTGACCAGCAGCTACGACAACGGCCCGACCAACATCGCGCGCCTGCAGCAGCTGTATCCGGATAGCCGCCGTGACGCGATGGCCACGCCATCACTGTCGATCTACGTGGAAGGCGTGGGCACCCGCGATGATGCCGATGATGATCTGATCGGCCTGGCGTTCGGCATCGGTGCCAGCGGCGTGCGGGCGAAAGTGCAGCGCGCGCTGCAGGTGCTGCTGCCGGCCGCGCTTGCCGAGCTGTCCACGCGCTGGCGGCAGCCGCTGCGTCGCGTGCAGCTGGATCTGTTCGGGTTTTCGCGAGGCGCTGCCGCGGCGCGTGATATCGCCAACCAGCTGCAGGGCTGGGACAGCGCGCGCTGGCGCCAGCTGCTGCAGGCCTCAGGCCTTGCCTGTGCAACCGACTTCGCACCTGCCATGCCGGTGCTGCGCTTCATCGGCCTGTTCGACACCGTGGTCGCGGTCAATGGCGGCCGCGCCGATGAACAGCCACAACTGGCGCTGCGCAGTGGCGTCGCCGCACACGTGGTGCAGCTCACCGCGCGTGATGAACATCGCCAGCACTACCCGCTGACGAGCGTCGCGCCAACGTTCACCGAGATCGCCCTGCCCGGCGTGCACGCCAACATAGGCGGTGGCTACAACCAGCTGGAAGAAGGGCCCAAGCTGCTCAGCCGTCCGCGCCGGCAGCAGCTGCGCCGCCCAGCGGTTTCCGACTACCAGGTCCCTCCGCTGGCGTTGCTGCAGGCCACCACGGCCTACGCCGAAACGCAGGCCGATGCCGAACGCTGGCGGCAGCAGCTGGGCGTGGGTGAAAAGGAGGTCTGGGTGGATGTCTGGCACCAGTGGCAGCAGCAGCGTCGCGCCGGCAGCCGCAGCGTGCTGCTGTCACCGGTGCTGTATGTGACTGCCGCGGTGGTGCTGCGTCGGCGCATCGACTGGCGTTATCAACTGATCGCACTGCAGGTGATGCAGCAGCAGGCCATCGATGCCGGCGTGCAATGGACCGCCAATGCGGCCGGAGTTCCCGGCTGGGAGCTGCCATCCGCCCTGCAGCCGATCGCACGCCGCCTGGTGGCCGGACAGCCGCTGACGCAGACACAGGAGGCGCTGCTGCGGCGGCGCTACCTGATGCAGTCAGCGCACTGGAACTTCGATGCACTGGGCGACACCGCACTGACCTACGCCGCCGATGCCGGCGTCAGCGAACTACCGTACCGGCCGGGCCCAGGCCTGTTCTACATCAACCGGCCGACCGTGGACGGCAAGCGCGTGGTGTTGCCGAATGCCTGA